One Embleya scabrispora DNA window includes the following coding sequences:
- a CDS encoding zinc finger domain-containing protein, with product MTQQERWGHWRPAFRSGESVRLVRAWYRRVECPACGAAAGRACRSPSGYATNEHRARRDAAGQPPYEEWRQQGLIPENRHIPVPALLDACRAAREEFGIDESVGDAVAVVRNVLTDLIGIALGDDTTFDRLDDATRALVLARGPEGSADVITVLASLVVTLTRRLAEPDGDPDALLTALIRSQVDHARRHRVHTRKT from the coding sequence ATGACGCAGCAGGAGCGCTGGGGGCACTGGCGGCCTGCGTTTCGCTCGGGGGAATCGGTTCGCCTGGTGCGTGCCTGGTATCGGCGCGTGGAGTGTCCTGCCTGCGGCGCGGCCGCTGGCCGCGCCTGTCGCTCGCCCTCGGGCTACGCCACGAACGAGCACCGGGCCCGACGAGATGCTGCCGGACAGCCCCCGTACGAGGAATGGCGGCAGCAGGGGCTCATCCCGGAGAACAGGCACATCCCTGTTCCCGCGCTGCTCGACGCCTGCCGCGCGGCCCGGGAGGAGTTCGGGATCGACGAATCCGTCGGTGACGCCGTGGCGGTCGTTCGCAACGTCCTGACCGACCTGATCGGCATCGCTTTGGGCGACGACACCACATTCGACCGGCTCGACGACGCAACACGTGCTTTGGTCCTGGCGCGCGGACCCGAGGGAAGCGCGGACGTGATCACCGTCCTGGCTTCCCTGGTGGTCACGCTCACCCGCCGCCTTGCGGAGCCTGATGGTGACCCCGATGCGCTGTTGACAGCCTTGATCCGCTCACAAGTCGACCACGCACGCCGGCACCGCGTACACACCCGGAAGACGTGA
- a CDS encoding ABC transporter ATP-binding protein: MIRPRRARRNRAAEAMAVGDASGRELFGGKLKPTWGRHLHRGAHTELSFLGTLRRLPRLIARSVRLGWAADRIALLVVAFAQIGQGVTSALGLVGTNRILIELFNAGPTPDRVRSAAPALVFVATMGVTGALLRAASTAATGRLEPKVERFAEVELLRRVMRVEMATLEDADFKRLLQTAKWGTNASRLMITYSVQVVNALVSLAAVGTVLAVLHPLLLPMMLLIILPPGWGTVRSARRRYESVLAWTDHGRQQGEIVWALTAQDTAQEVRVHGAGPYLLHHYERMAAAAEAEKERLAKAEAGTDLVASALSGVASGLTYLTLAWLLLSGRADLATSGTAVLAIRTGTTSLAGLVTGIQHLYEQALFANDLQEACAQADLHAIPTSGSTITAPHRVRVKDVSFTYPGRDHKALDGVDVTLTRGTIVAFAGENGSGKTTLAKLIAGLYRPESGSIEWDGVDVTDADRTSLFDQVALVPQDFVRWDLTARANIVLGRPDIDTGPDEDALRAACAYAGAGPVVADLPRGLDTLLDRNYEGGVELSGGQWQAIALARERYRRAPVVIADEPTSALDARKEIETFARIRELVADGTIVVLITHRLASVQHADHIYVLDKGRIAEHGTHHELMAAGAIYADMFTLQSDQYGAHPTKASGSGTIPTTRTPADERTSPNA; the protein is encoded by the coding sequence ATGATCCGGCCGCGCCGGGCGCGGCGCAATCGTGCGGCGGAGGCGATGGCGGTCGGTGACGCGAGCGGCCGGGAGCTGTTCGGCGGCAAACTCAAACCCACCTGGGGTCGGCACCTCCATCGCGGTGCCCACACGGAACTGTCGTTCCTGGGGACGTTGCGGCGGCTGCCGCGTCTGATCGCCCGATCGGTGCGCCTCGGATGGGCCGCGGATCGAATCGCGCTGCTGGTGGTGGCGTTCGCCCAGATCGGGCAGGGCGTCACCTCCGCCCTGGGGCTGGTGGGCACCAACCGCATCCTGATCGAATTGTTCAACGCCGGCCCGACCCCCGACCGGGTGCGTTCCGCCGCGCCCGCGTTGGTGTTCGTGGCCACGATGGGGGTGACGGGGGCGCTGCTGCGGGCCGCTTCGACGGCGGCGACCGGGCGGTTGGAGCCGAAGGTGGAGCGGTTCGCCGAGGTCGAGTTGCTGCGGCGGGTGATGCGGGTGGAGATGGCGACGTTGGAGGACGCCGACTTCAAACGCCTGCTGCAGACCGCCAAGTGGGGCACCAACGCGAGCCGGTTGATGATCACGTACAGCGTGCAGGTCGTCAACGCGCTCGTCTCGCTCGCCGCGGTGGGCACGGTGTTGGCGGTGTTGCATCCGCTGTTGTTGCCGATGATGCTGCTGATCATCCTGCCGCCGGGGTGGGGCACCGTGCGCTCCGCCCGGCGCCGCTACGAAAGCGTCCTCGCGTGGACGGACCACGGCAGGCAACAGGGCGAGATCGTCTGGGCGTTGACCGCGCAGGACACCGCCCAGGAGGTCCGGGTGCACGGCGCGGGGCCGTATCTTTTGCACCACTACGAGCGCATGGCCGCGGCGGCGGAGGCGGAGAAGGAGCGTCTGGCCAAGGCGGAGGCGGGCACCGACCTCGTGGCGTCCGCGCTGTCGGGCGTCGCGTCCGGGTTGACCTACCTCACCCTCGCGTGGCTGCTGTTGAGCGGACGCGCGGACCTGGCCACCTCCGGCACCGCCGTGCTGGCGATCCGCACCGGCACCACCAGCCTCGCCGGCCTCGTCACCGGGATCCAACACCTGTACGAGCAGGCCCTGTTCGCCAACGACCTCCAGGAAGCGTGCGCCCAAGCCGACCTGCACGCCATCCCCACCAGCGGAAGCACGATCACCGCGCCGCACAGGGTGCGGGTCAAGGACGTGTCGTTCACCTACCCCGGCCGGGACCACAAGGCCCTCGACGGGGTCGACGTCACCTTGACCCGAGGCACGATCGTCGCGTTCGCCGGGGAGAACGGCTCGGGCAAGACGACGTTGGCCAAGCTGATCGCGGGCCTGTACCGGCCCGAGAGCGGCAGCATCGAATGGGACGGCGTGGACGTCACCGACGCCGACCGCACCAGCCTCTTCGACCAGGTCGCCCTGGTCCCCCAGGACTTCGTACGGTGGGACCTGACCGCCCGGGCGAACATCGTCCTCGGCCGGCCCGACATCGACACCGGGCCCGACGAGGACGCCCTGCGTGCGGCGTGCGCGTACGCGGGCGCCGGGCCCGTGGTCGCCGACCTCCCCCGCGGCCTGGACACGTTGCTCGACCGCAACTACGAGGGCGGCGTCGAGTTGTCCGGCGGACAGTGGCAGGCCATCGCCCTGGCCCGCGAACGGTACCGGCGCGCCCCCGTGGTCATCGCGGACGAGCCCACCTCGGCGCTGGACGCCCGCAAGGAGATCGAGACGTTCGCCCGCATCCGCGAGCTCGTCGCCGACGGCACCATCGTCGTCCTGATCACCCACCGCCTCGCCTCGGTCCAACACGCCGACCACATATACGTCCTCGACAAAGGCCGCATCGCCGAACACGGCACCCACCACGAACTCATGGCAGCAGGCGCGATCTACGCCGACATGTTCACGCTTCAGTCCGACCAGTACGGCGCGCACCCGACCAAAGCCTCCGGCTCGGGCACGATCCCCACGACAAGGACGCCGGCCGATGAGCGAACGTCCCCCAACGCGTGA
- a CDS encoding MazG-like family protein gives MMDADTWAAIEQLRRWLDAHHHAAGDDPVPLRILKIMEEAGEVAAAYHGVLGANPRKGVTHTLDDVRLELCDVIATAAVALATLCPDPQAEFRRHLDHLVQRALPPNTPRP, from the coding sequence ATGATGGACGCCGACACCTGGGCCGCGATCGAGCAACTGCGCCGCTGGCTCGACGCACACCACCACGCAGCCGGCGACGATCCGGTCCCGCTGCGCATCCTCAAGATCATGGAGGAGGCCGGCGAGGTCGCCGCGGCCTACCACGGTGTCCTCGGAGCGAACCCACGCAAGGGAGTCACCCACACGTTGGACGACGTCCGGCTGGAACTGTGCGACGTCATCGCAACGGCCGCCGTCGCACTCGCAACGCTCTGCCCCGACCCCCAGGCGGAGTTCCGCAGACACCTCGACCACCTCGTCCAACGCGCTCTGCCGCCGAACACCCCCCGCCCCTGA
- a CDS encoding aminoglycoside phosphotransferase family protein produces MTKATPTEAVARDASNAAGLDTDGLRLLGDHATAVHLLPRERLVVRVRGPQTLESAIRAVALTRRLDGYDLPVTRPARSLEPVVHDGHVLTWWEYYPQPPGWRPDAAELGSILRRLHALPQPPEPPPTYRPLADLADRVAASTTLDQTDKAWLAARIDTLLERYEHLTFPLGPAGLIHGDAYPGNLLADRHLTRLGDWDEAAHGPRELDLVNTYQGTRFGRGEPELERFADAYGFDPRRWDGFSVLREMRDLHTLGSFIRRADARDRNAHRELAHRITTLRTGDEQARWAPA; encoded by the coding sequence ATGACGAAAGCCACCCCCACCGAGGCCGTCGCCCGCGACGCGAGCAACGCCGCCGGGCTGGACACCGACGGCCTGCGGCTGTTGGGCGACCACGCCACCGCCGTCCACCTGCTGCCCCGCGAGCGCCTGGTCGTGCGCGTCCGCGGACCACAAACCCTGGAATCGGCAATCCGCGCAGTGGCCCTGACACGCCGGCTGGATGGTTACGATCTCCCCGTCACACGGCCCGCCCGGTCGCTGGAGCCCGTCGTGCACGACGGCCACGTCCTCACCTGGTGGGAGTACTACCCCCAGCCGCCCGGATGGCGCCCCGACGCGGCGGAACTCGGCTCCATCCTGCGCCGGTTGCACGCCCTGCCCCAGCCGCCCGAACCGCCCCCGACGTATCGCCCGCTCGCGGACCTCGCCGACCGGGTCGCCGCGAGCACGACCCTCGACCAAACCGACAAGGCCTGGCTGGCGGCACGCATCGACACCCTGCTGGAGCGCTACGAGCACCTGACGTTCCCCCTGGGCCCGGCCGGACTTATCCATGGCGACGCCTACCCGGGCAACCTGCTCGCCGACAGGCACCTGACGCGCCTGGGCGACTGGGACGAAGCCGCCCACGGCCCGCGCGAGCTCGACCTCGTCAACACCTACCAGGGCACACGCTTCGGCCGCGGCGAACCCGAACTCGAACGCTTCGCCGATGCCTACGGCTTCGACCCTCGCCGCTGGGACGGCTTCTCGGTCCTGCGCGAGATGCGCGACCTGCACACTCTCGGATCCTTCATCCGACGTGCCGACGCCCGCGACCGAAACGCCCACCGTGAACTCGCACACCGCATCACCACCCTGCGCACGGGGGACGAACAAGCCCGATGGGCCCCGGCCTAG
- a CDS encoding aminoglycoside phosphotransferase family protein encodes MTNTAEPDREALEEACVAIGLDPRGAQPIRIAENQIWRLTAGVVVRMTPPGRRTSAEREIRIARWLTDHGIPAVVPLDVQQPLEHRGRTVTFWEQAPPHSPGTISDVALTLKELHALPLPGFDIGHLDPFVRIPERLAAAGTLADDDRRWLLDLQRDLSERWAAGLPDGLPLRAIHGDAWPGNIVRVGNGRLLMDLERFSVGPPEWDLVSTAVRTKTTGATSPGEYEEFCAVYGHDVTTWAGYETLAATRELRMTTYAALHAAGHPAWREQAQFRVDCLRGRHGPRPWHWTGIV; translated from the coding sequence ATGACGAACACGGCGGAACCCGACCGCGAAGCCCTTGAAGAAGCCTGCGTCGCCATCGGTCTCGACCCTCGCGGGGCACAGCCGATACGCATCGCCGAGAACCAAATCTGGCGGTTGACAGCGGGTGTCGTCGTGAGGATGACCCCGCCCGGCCGACGTACGAGCGCCGAGCGAGAGATCCGCATCGCCCGCTGGCTCACCGACCACGGCATCCCCGCCGTAGTCCCGCTCGACGTCCAACAACCCCTGGAACACCGCGGCCGAACAGTGACCTTCTGGGAACAGGCCCCACCGCACTCCCCCGGCACGATCAGCGACGTCGCACTCACCCTCAAGGAACTCCACGCTCTGCCCCTGCCCGGGTTCGACATCGGCCATCTCGATCCGTTCGTCCGGATCCCGGAAAGACTTGCCGCCGCGGGCACACTCGCCGACGACGACCGCCGATGGCTCCTCGACCTGCAGCGCGATCTCTCGGAGCGTTGGGCTGCGGGCCTCCCCGACGGCCTGCCCCTAAGGGCAATCCACGGCGACGCGTGGCCGGGCAACATCGTCCGGGTCGGCAATGGGCGACTCCTGATGGACCTGGAGCGCTTCTCCGTGGGGCCACCCGAATGGGATCTCGTCTCGACCGCCGTACGCACCAAGACCACGGGCGCGACCTCACCGGGCGAATACGAAGAATTCTGCGCCGTCTACGGCCATGACGTCACCACCTGGGCCGGGTACGAAACCCTGGCAGCCACCCGCGAGTTGCGCATGACCACGTACGCCGCGCTACACGCCGCCGGCCACCCTGCCTGGCGCGAGCAGGCACAATTCAGAGTGGACTGCCTTCGTGGGCGACACGGGCCCCGGCCATGGCACTGGACCGGCATCGTGTAG
- a CDS encoding tetratricopeptide repeat protein, producing MRTTRLRTLVLANGWNAYETFDAKFRNARDALAGREREPRLHRVTVARRTFERWMAGDIKSLPHNDTRRILEYMFGVRAVELFGSPSGVLAAPAFDRGEDRLASARPTTHPGTPRGILEGREPSPTGSSEVERRVFLATDTWGAIGGLAPPKLNPLLSPAVPPSTPSRITPQEIGQLTELADVLHRWDNTHGGGGVLELLASHCIRWAVGLLAADCPVHLRSAFLAAVARLGLVAGATQFDMCRHEQARSAFGLAVECAEVGDHWLLRAKAYSYLARQAVWIGDAETGLAHAERGLTHADRLPANARAMLHTARARAHGRMGHVREALAAVGAADDAFVPGRLTDDTHPLMAYYDEAQHNGDTAHALFDLVILRGRDPADAQERFRTAVRTHKPQFVRSKTISGTKLASLVMRTGDPREAASIGHKALETGGGLTSRRTAEDLRELAGFASRHAQVPETVTLREAITSTLQA from the coding sequence ATGCGAACCACCCGCCTGCGCACGCTGGTATTGGCGAACGGCTGGAACGCCTACGAGACCTTCGACGCGAAGTTCCGCAACGCCCGGGACGCGCTCGCAGGCCGCGAACGCGAACCACGCCTTCACCGCGTGACAGTTGCGCGCCGCACCTTCGAACGCTGGATGGCCGGCGACATCAAGTCCCTGCCCCACAACGACACACGAAGAATCCTCGAGTACATGTTCGGCGTGCGGGCCGTCGAGCTGTTCGGCTCCCCATCCGGCGTCCTCGCAGCGCCCGCGTTCGACCGCGGCGAGGACCGACTCGCTTCGGCCAGGCCCACGACTCACCCCGGTACACCGAGGGGCATCCTGGAAGGACGCGAACCATCGCCGACCGGGAGCTCCGAAGTGGAACGTCGTGTATTCCTCGCCACCGATACCTGGGGCGCCATAGGCGGCCTCGCCCCGCCGAAACTCAATCCTCTCCTCTCACCCGCCGTTCCACCATCGACTCCCTCGCGAATCACCCCACAGGAGATCGGTCAACTGACGGAACTCGCCGACGTGCTCCACCGCTGGGACAACACCCACGGCGGTGGAGGAGTCCTCGAACTCCTCGCAAGCCACTGCATCCGGTGGGCCGTCGGCCTCCTCGCGGCCGACTGTCCGGTGCACCTTCGCTCCGCATTCCTGGCCGCCGTTGCCCGACTGGGTCTGGTCGCGGGAGCCACCCAATTCGACATGTGCCGCCACGAGCAGGCGCGCAGCGCGTTCGGGCTCGCAGTGGAGTGTGCCGAGGTCGGCGATCACTGGCTCCTGAGGGCGAAGGCCTACTCCTACCTCGCACGTCAGGCCGTTTGGATCGGCGACGCCGAAACCGGCCTCGCACACGCCGAGCGAGGCCTCACCCACGCCGATCGCCTGCCCGCCAACGCACGCGCGATGCTGCACACCGCCCGAGCCCGGGCCCACGGACGGATGGGCCACGTCCGAGAAGCCCTCGCCGCCGTGGGCGCCGCCGACGACGCCTTCGTCCCCGGACGGCTCACCGACGACACCCATCCGTTAATGGCGTACTACGACGAGGCCCAGCACAACGGCGACACCGCACACGCGCTGTTCGACCTCGTCATTCTCCGGGGCCGCGACCCAGCGGACGCGCAGGAGCGCTTCCGCACCGCCGTGCGCACGCACAAACCGCAGTTCGTCCGGTCCAAGACCATCTCCGGCACCAAACTCGCCTCACTCGTCATGCGCACGGGCGACCCGCGGGAAGCGGCATCGATCGGACACAAGGCACTCGAAACGGGCGGCGGACTGACCTCCCGCAGAACGGCCGAAGACCTTCGCGAACTCGCCGGATTCGCCAGTCGGCACGCGCAAGTCCCCGAGACCGTCACCCTCCGGGAAGCGATCACCTCTACCTTGCAGGCATGA
- a CDS encoding DUF397 domain-containing protein, which produces MIKPSPSAFDLDALTWRKSALSTQGNCPELARSGPWVLLRDDADPSTPPTVWTVEEIACLFQSIKEGEFDHLTT; this is translated from the coding sequence ATGATCAAGCCCTCGCCCTCCGCGTTCGACCTCGACGCCCTGACCTGGCGCAAGTCCGCCCTCAGCACCCAGGGAAACTGCCCGGAGCTGGCCCGGTCCGGGCCCTGGGTCCTCCTGCGCGACGACGCGGACCCGAGCACACCGCCGACCGTGTGGACCGTGGAAGAGATCGCCTGCCTGTTCCAAAGCATCAAGGAAGGCGAGTTCGACCACCTGACCACCTGA
- a CDS encoding NUDIX domain-containing protein — translation MKPPPERHGPRWDAYLAHGNATQARKRVVADALLRDHDGRVLLVDPTYKSGWDLPGGMAETNEPPVDAVRRELAEELGLMITVGSLLCVDWVSPHGPWDDLVAFVFDAGTLPPSVCATLRPRDAELARCGFFPRDRALDLLTERQRRRTAQALAALDEGRPRYLQDGLPSW, via the coding sequence GTGAAGCCCCCACCCGAACGGCACGGGCCCCGATGGGACGCGTATCTCGCACACGGCAACGCGACACAGGCGCGAAAGCGTGTGGTGGCCGACGCGCTGCTTCGCGATCACGACGGGCGCGTCCTGCTGGTGGACCCGACGTACAAAAGCGGATGGGACCTGCCGGGGGGCATGGCCGAGACGAACGAGCCCCCGGTGGACGCCGTGAGGCGCGAACTCGCGGAGGAGCTGGGCCTGATGATCACGGTCGGTTCCCTGCTGTGTGTGGACTGGGTGTCCCCGCACGGCCCGTGGGACGACCTCGTGGCATTCGTCTTCGACGCGGGAACCCTCCCGCCGAGCGTGTGCGCGACGCTTCGTCCGCGCGACGCGGAACTGGCGCGATGCGGGTTCTTTCCTCGCGACCGGGCGCTGGATCTGCTCACCGAACGACAGCGCAGGCGCACCGCTCAGGCGTTGGCCGCGCTGGACGAGGGCCGGCCGCGCTACCTCCAGGACGGCCTGCCGTCCTGGTGA
- a CDS encoding aldo/keto reductase, producing MSENPPEAWTAPARARPAERAWRPRPPGNVARQLSSAVSAGALAVGCRAIGGPATVDDRALGWARVDSARSAEGLHAAIERGSNLFDVADVFGHGHAERLLGRVLRDYRREDLRIVGRVGRVRGSSEHPFAGTTVRRQFEQTLENLRTDYLDVYCLDHHDFGPDDDHLGESLAQMRALREDEHVRAIAMRGPDPFAEDPHAAGMRFARLFRVIRPDVVSLRFNGLCPTTSVDGEDMFAFTARHGVGLLLHEPLGQGVLTGKYDPACPPSFGRGDGRGHEAWFTKTGLTAIEPGLRLLRERFGHAPADLARVALQHCLRQADHAAVLVGFTCVEQILHNHQSTYELDDADLDFVDETYRGMRTALSLAGIGPAPR from the coding sequence ATGTCCGAGAACCCCCCGGAAGCGTGGACGGCTCCGGCGCGGGCCCGGCCCGCGGAGCGGGCCTGGCGCCCGCGGCCCCCGGGCAACGTGGCCCGGCAGCTGTCGTCCGCAGTCTCCGCCGGTGCGTTGGCGGTGGGCTGTCGCGCCATCGGCGGGCCCGCCACGGTCGACGACCGGGCCCTGGGCTGGGCACGGGTGGATTCCGCACGCTCGGCTGAGGGTCTGCACGCGGCGATCGAACGCGGATCGAATCTCTTCGACGTCGCGGACGTGTTCGGCCACGGCCACGCGGAACGTCTGCTCGGTCGCGTCCTTCGCGACTATCGACGGGAGGATCTGAGAATCGTCGGGCGAGTGGGCCGGGTGCGCGGTTCGTCGGAGCACCCGTTCGCCGGCACCACGGTGCGACGGCAGTTCGAGCAGACGTTGGAGAACCTGCGTACGGACTACCTCGACGTCTACTGCCTCGATCACCACGACTTCGGACCCGACGACGACCATCTCGGCGAGAGCCTCGCGCAAATGCGGGCCCTTCGCGAGGACGAACACGTGCGCGCGATCGCCATGCGCGGACCCGATCCGTTCGCCGAGGACCCTCACGCCGCCGGCATGCGCTTCGCGCGCCTGTTCCGCGTCATCCGCCCCGACGTCGTCTCGCTGCGCTTCAACGGCCTGTGCCCCACGACCTCCGTCGACGGCGAGGACATGTTCGCGTTCACCGCCCGGCACGGTGTCGGGCTCCTCCTTCACGAGCCACTGGGCCAGGGCGTGCTCACCGGGAAGTACGATCCCGCCTGCCCACCCTCGTTCGGCCGAGGAGACGGTCGCGGGCACGAGGCCTGGTTCACCAAGACCGGGCTCACCGCGATCGAGCCGGGACTGCGCCTGCTGCGGGAGCGCTTCGGTCACGCACCCGCCGACCTGGCCCGCGTCGCCCTCCAACACTGCCTGCGCCAAGCCGACCACGCCGCGGTCCTGGTCGGGTTCACCTGCGTCGAGCAGATCCTCCACAACCACCAGAGCACGTACGAACTCGACGACGCGGACCTGGACTTCGTGGACGAGACGTATCGGGGAATGCGAACCGCGTTGTCCCTGGCGGGCATCGGGCCGGCTCCCCGATGA
- a CDS encoding ATP-binding protein — protein sequence MSDSRFDSTNWTCDRATLEDVPRLRHELTSWLAGLGVDADTRYAVTLAAGEILANALTHGGVEGDRLRLSAYRAGSQVRFQVWDKSPTEPRVLDAGDGWESGRGMIMVDALRGAWGTQADGIGGKAVFWQTAGYARAEHLVLRGDVRTSETETGTRAAAQNSPLRSPVPCAPYEVRLAPSRNEPRSALGDCEGQTTVAGHKGSARDDDRSCHSPSPHSGLTFRMGAAPQPSGKGRGRAMKVGDRVRAKTALPGRFRCPAVPARSPGRIVKPVWGGRWSVTFTIPGLLGGQRQVTGTVTSAEIVPDP from the coding sequence GTGTCCGATAGCCGTTTCGACAGCACGAACTGGACCTGCGACCGGGCCACCCTCGAAGACGTTCCGCGTCTGCGTCACGAGCTGACCTCCTGGCTGGCCGGATTGGGAGTCGACGCCGACACCCGGTACGCGGTCACCCTCGCGGCCGGTGAAATCCTGGCCAACGCACTCACGCACGGCGGCGTCGAAGGCGATCGCCTGCGGCTGAGCGCGTACCGCGCCGGCTCCCAGGTGCGTTTCCAGGTCTGGGACAAATCTCCGACCGAACCCCGCGTGCTCGATGCCGGCGACGGATGGGAATCCGGCCGCGGCATGATCATGGTGGACGCACTCCGAGGCGCCTGGGGAACGCAAGCGGACGGCATCGGCGGCAAGGCCGTTTTCTGGCAAACCGCAGGCTACGCCCGTGCCGAACACCTGGTGTTGCGCGGCGACGTTCGCACCTCGGAGACGGAGACGGGGACGCGTGCCGCTGCCCAGAATTCACCGCTCCGCAGCCCGGTCCCGTGCGCACCCTACGAGGTACGGCTCGCGCCTTCTCGTAACGAGCCGCGCTCCGCGCTCGGCGATTGCGAGGGCCAGACAACCGTTGCCGGTCACAAAGGATCCGCCCGTGACGACGATCGCTCCTGTCACAGCCCAAGTCCCCATAGCGGTCTCACCTTTCGCATGGGTGCCGCGCCGCAGCCGTCCGGAAAAGGCAGGGGCCGGGCGATGAAGGTGGGCGATCGGGTGCGGGCGAAGACCGCGCTGCCTGGAAGGTTCCGCTGCCCGGCGGTCCCCGCGAGATCCCCCGGCCGGATCGTGAAACCCGTATGGGGCGGGCGGTGGTCCGTCACGTTCACGATTCCCGGCCTGCTGGGCGGCCAACGACAGGTCACGGGCACGGTGACCTCCGCCGAGATCGTCCCCGACCCCTGA
- a CDS encoding ATP-binding protein, whose amino-acid sequence MRSTPRVPKPVRESSLPLWPFGAGLVTGCAAATAADVLQVSPWAGVVLGCAVSTTVAGVPLALAARRVRGYWHGRWDRTRQRNEELVASVCLSERALSRLTDATRHLAEVRMPVLLEDPHARRADVPPAPIDPCPAEPWAGAVYTAHEALVDAVFAVLEQERGRRENTHYAFLELAERVRAQAQVAIADARALRERVTDSSLLGALMRDEHAWAQVGRAAQCLEVLSGGRPGRSWDRPLLLSEVVGAAQSRIRDYLRVSVVGGENAAVDGVHAEALIHVLAELLANATWFSPPGSTVRVLVERGHDGASVIVEDAGRGMDPQTMQRAQSAVDRADADVATLGGNPRFGLAVVGVLAGRTGARVRFSAPGDYGGIRAVVWIPERLLTPPAPRRLVAAGTRAIPTGVSARAGIPAAPITRESEAPEPVSTILPQRPRRHAKAPGEVADAGHDAPASRRPFEAGTPPEAGSPSEGGSDTSGPRYDPFVSAFVTGMPSPPAADTTAETAPDATRADFRSDDEGPTP is encoded by the coding sequence ATGCGTTCCACCCCTCGAGTGCCCAAGCCCGTGCGTGAGTCGTCGTTGCCGTTGTGGCCCTTCGGTGCGGGACTCGTCACCGGTTGCGCCGCGGCGACGGCGGCCGACGTCCTGCAGGTGAGCCCGTGGGCTGGGGTGGTGCTGGGCTGCGCGGTGTCCACGACCGTTGCCGGGGTCCCGCTCGCCCTGGCGGCGAGGCGCGTGCGCGGATACTGGCACGGCCGCTGGGATCGGACGCGGCAGCGGAACGAGGAACTCGTCGCGTCGGTGTGCCTGTCGGAGCGGGCGCTGTCGCGTCTGACGGATGCCACGCGGCATCTCGCCGAGGTGCGGATGCCGGTGTTGCTGGAGGATCCGCACGCCCGACGCGCCGACGTGCCGCCCGCACCGATCGATCCGTGTCCGGCGGAGCCGTGGGCGGGTGCGGTGTACACGGCCCACGAGGCCCTGGTGGATGCGGTGTTCGCCGTGTTGGAGCAGGAGCGGGGTCGGCGGGAGAACACGCACTACGCGTTTTTGGAGTTGGCGGAGCGGGTGCGGGCCCAGGCGCAGGTCGCGATCGCCGATGCCCGCGCTTTGAGGGAGCGGGTCACGGACTCGTCGTTGCTGGGCGCGTTGATGCGTGACGAGCACGCCTGGGCGCAGGTGGGTAGGGCGGCGCAGTGTCTGGAGGTGTTGTCGGGGGGCCGGCCGGGGCGTTCGTGGGATCGGCCGTTGTTGTTGTCGGAGGTGGTCGGGGCGGCGCAGTCGCGGATCCGTGACTATCTGCGGGTGTCGGTGGTGGGCGGCGAGAACGCGGCCGTGGACGGTGTGCACGCGGAGGCGTTGATCCACGTGTTGGCGGAGTTGTTGGCGAACGCGACGTGGTTCAGTCCGCCGGGGAGCACCGTTCGGGTGTTGGTGGAGCGTGGGCACGACGGGGCGAGTGTGATCGTCGAGGACGCCGGCCGCGGTATGGACCCGCAGACGATGCAACGCGCCCAGTCCGCGGTCGATCGCGCCGACGCGGACGTGGCCACGCTGGGGGGCAACCCCCGTTTCGGGTTGGCGGTGGTCGGTGTCCTGGCCGGGCGCACCGGGGCGCGGGTGCGGTTTTCGGCGCCCGGCGACTACGGCGGCATCCGCGCCGTCGTCTGGATCCCCGAACGCCTCCTCACCCCACCTGCCCCCCGCCGGCTCGTGGCTGCGGGCACCCGGGCGATCCCGACCGGCGTCAGCGCCCGCGCCGGCATACCCGCGGCCCCGATCACCCGCGAATCCGAAGCCCCCGAACCCGTTTCGACGATCCTGCCGCAGCGCCCCCGACGCCACGCGAAGGCGCCTGGGGAGGTTGCGGACGCCGGACACGACGCGCCGGCCTCCCGCAGGCCCTTCGAGGCCGGGACGCCCCCCGAGGCCGGATCGCCCTCCGAAGGTGGATCCGACACCTCCGGCCCCCGCTACGACCCGTTCGTGTCAGCGTTCGTGACCGGGATGCCGAGTCCCCCCGCCGCCGACACCACCGCCGAGACCGCCCCCGACGCCACCCGCGCGGATTTCCGTTCCGATGACGAAGGACCGACTCCATGA